In the genome of Schistocerca piceifrons isolate TAMUIC-IGC-003096 chromosome X, iqSchPice1.1, whole genome shotgun sequence, one region contains:
- the LOC124722268 gene encoding transcription factor Adf-1-like: MDVQRLIEEVRKFPVLYDQGSENYRNIEYKDRVWKTIATDLQAKGGIEECKKKWASVRDQLRKTLQKRKTVSGQAAVHQHKYKYEDLLTFLLPYMVERETVSNVPYTQDNNEHKQESNTDSQEEQSIVENEKVSTQEDIADEEWIIKTQDSETENLIERTRHSQTPSAHSSITSKKNTFMKPPLKRKFQREVKPQESASSQLMAYILAEKKLKNREIYKTQLMLFWLV, from the exons atggatgtgcaacgactaatagaggaagttcgtaagtttcctgttctttacgacCAGGGAAGTGAAAattacaggaatatcgagtacaaagacagagtttggaagacaattgcaacagatctacaagccaaag gtggaatagaggaatgcaaaaaaaaatgggcatctgttcgtgaccaactaaggaagaccttgcagaaaagaaaaactgtttcaggacaagctgctgttcatcaacataaatacaagtatgaagatctcttaacgttcctgctaccttacatggtagaacgagaaacagtttccaatgttccttacacgcaagacaataatgagcataaacaagaatcaaatacagattcccaagaggagcagtcgattgttgaaaacgaaaaagtgtctacacaagaagacattgcagatgaagaatggatcattaaaacccaggatagtgaaacagagaatttgatagagcgcactcggcattcccagacgccctcagctcattcgtccatcacttcaaagaagaacacgtttatgaaaccaccactgaaacgaaaatttcagcgtgaggttaaaccacaagaatctgcatcaagccagctcatggcttacattttggcagaaaaaaagctgaaaaacagagagatatacaaaacccagttgatgcttttttggctggtatag